The stretch of DNA GACCCGGGGACTCGTCCCGGCGATCGAGGCTGCCGACGCCATGACCAAGGCGTCGGAGGTGCGGCTGATCGGCCGCCAGTTCGTCGGCGGCGGTTACGTCACCGTGCTGGTCCGTGGCGAGACGGGCGCCGTCAACGCCGCGGTCCGTGCCGGCGCCGACGCCTGCGAGCGAGTGGGCGACGGCCTGGCTGCCGCGCACATCATCGCCCGGCCGCACAGCGAGGTGGAGCAGATCCTCCCCGCCGGCGCCCACGAGACCCAGGTCGCGCCCGCGTAGGCGTCTCCCACAAGGACCGTTCGCTCCGCCGCGGTTCTCCGGGGCGGCGGGGCTGAGCGGAGGCGCCAAGCTCAGGCGGGGATCCGCAACGCCAGCCGGCCAGGCTGGCGTTGCGATGCCCATTCACAGACGAGGAGGATCGGATGACCACGGAACCCCGATGGCCGGAGGGATGGACGGAGGTCGAGCGACCAGCGTCGCTGCACCGGCGCTTCGAGTTCGCCGCCTACCCGGAGGCACGAGCCTTCCTCGAACGGCTCGCGGGCCTCTCGAAGGAGACCGGGCTCTATCCGGATCTGAGCTTCAGCCGGACATACGTCAACGTCACGGTGTACGGCGCGGATGAAACCGCGGTCGGCGCGGAGGCGCGGGAGTTCGCCTCTCGCGCCGAGTCACTCGTCGCCGTCGGCGCGGCGTGACATGACGCCCACCAAGCGCCGCCCGACCACTCCCGCCAGTCAGGGGCCGACG from Acidimicrobiales bacterium encodes:
- a CDS encoding BMC domain-containing protein gives rise to the protein TRGLVPAIEAADAMTKASEVRLIGRQFVGGGYVTVLVRGETGAVNAAVRAGADACERVGDGLAAAHIIARPHSEVEQILPAGAHETQVAPA
- a CDS encoding 4a-hydroxytetrahydrobiopterin dehydratase encodes the protein MTTEPRWPEGWTEVERPASLHRRFEFAAYPEARAFLERLAGLSKETGLYPDLSFSRTYVNVTVYGADETAVGAEAREFASRAESLVAVGAA